In a genomic window of Corynebacterium coyleae:
- a CDS encoding Rv1476 family membrane protein, producing MEPETTLDELIGQLETSGVAFGTENPVNDDLRNGIEGVLSSPHSDSIDPAAVVVLERTPEKIAQLRDLAQDIANATDYSTVLIRTPHTAVGVSEELSRAQIETGELAMMSHADYVEGLKAFTGEASSFSPMWPVVVGVVLVAFALLAIAARRPKPSR from the coding sequence GTGGAGCCGGAGACAACATTGGACGAGCTAATCGGCCAGCTTGAAACCTCTGGCGTGGCTTTTGGTACGGAGAATCCGGTAAACGATGACCTGCGAAATGGCATTGAAGGCGTGCTGAGCTCGCCGCATTCGGATTCGATTGACCCTGCCGCAGTAGTCGTTTTAGAGCGCACTCCAGAAAAGATTGCCCAGCTCCGAGATCTTGCCCAGGACATTGCAAACGCTACGGATTATTCAACGGTGCTGATCCGAACGCCCCACACCGCAGTGGGGGTAAGCGAAGAGTTGAGTCGTGCGCAGATAGAGACAGGGGAGCTCGCGATGATGTCGCATGCGGATTATGTCGAAGGACTGAAAGCGTTTACAGGGGAGGCGAGTTCCTTCTCTCCAATGTGGCCGGTAGTTGTTGGGGTGGTGCTGGTCGCGTTTGCCCTCCTCGCGATCGCTGCGCGGCGCCCAAAGCCGTCGCGCTAG
- a CDS encoding DIP1281 family NlpC/P60 protein codes for MANPLRGTRFGRARNVFGTAACVVTVSLAVGLVSPAASGQSSTSTVSELVSAVTRAQADVDARNLNLGELQEAVNQSLVDLHDAHAKAQQARLGEEEAKRRLDEAQARVEKLRAELDELSRSQYRGASTSDVLTSISGKDTQRDVLDRSLFLRQRSEEKRAKLQEAEQARAEAANEESTLRQTRELADSAAQEAEAAEAQARQLLDDNRAALEASTAERDAAQRELEAAQSDLQEQRAPEQQEASDESTEGPVASPYASTLTISRGDATYEVPEEVVDRVRERISGTSPEAGEPSREAIVDAVRVVAQTSSSDTTSDDVSQVAALSSAAGLPQLDDDAIAKAGAIAVGVALVGGVAANHGSFSDAVNSGDAGQLVTAFAEGLTGALGNVDSTSGTVADVLPQVQTATDLTEKARAASAAVSDASQVETVIARAQSMIGTPYVWGGGDANGPTTGLEGGGQAGFDCSGLVLYAFAGAGIALPHYTGYQYQRGTHVPASEAQRGDLLFWGPGGNQHVAIYLGDGTMIEAPQSGMNVQISPVRWSGMAPNAVRLL; via the coding sequence GTGGCAAATCCACTAAGGGGCACCCGGTTTGGACGTGCACGTAATGTGTTCGGTACTGCCGCGTGTGTCGTTACCGTGTCGTTGGCGGTGGGCCTCGTCAGCCCGGCTGCCTCTGGTCAGAGCTCGACGTCTACCGTCAGCGAACTCGTTTCCGCAGTCACCCGCGCTCAAGCGGACGTGGACGCCCGAAACTTGAACCTCGGCGAACTGCAAGAGGCGGTTAACCAGTCGCTCGTCGATTTGCACGACGCTCATGCAAAGGCCCAGCAGGCCCGCCTCGGCGAAGAGGAAGCTAAGCGTCGCCTGGACGAGGCTCAGGCTCGCGTCGAAAAGCTGCGCGCCGAGCTTGATGAGTTAAGCCGTTCCCAGTATCGCGGGGCGTCGACAAGCGATGTGCTCACGTCGATTAGCGGTAAGGACACGCAGCGCGACGTGCTGGATCGCTCGCTGTTCCTGCGCCAGCGTTCTGAAGAAAAGCGTGCGAAGCTGCAGGAAGCGGAGCAGGCCCGTGCAGAGGCGGCGAACGAAGAGTCGACGCTGCGTCAGACGCGTGAGCTTGCCGACTCGGCTGCTCAAGAAGCCGAGGCTGCGGAGGCGCAAGCGCGTCAGCTTCTCGACGACAACCGCGCAGCGCTCGAGGCAAGCACGGCTGAGCGCGACGCCGCGCAACGCGAGCTCGAAGCAGCACAATCTGATCTCCAGGAGCAGCGTGCGCCTGAGCAGCAGGAAGCATCCGATGAGTCAACGGAGGGCCCTGTGGCCAGCCCGTACGCTTCAACCCTGACCATTTCGCGCGGCGATGCCACCTATGAGGTCCCAGAAGAGGTCGTGGACCGTGTTCGGGAGCGCATCTCTGGTACCTCCCCTGAAGCCGGTGAGCCGAGCCGTGAGGCCATCGTGGATGCCGTGCGTGTTGTCGCCCAGACCTCTTCTTCAGATACGACGTCCGACGACGTGTCCCAGGTTGCTGCGCTTTCTTCGGCAGCAGGCTTGCCACAGCTTGACGACGACGCTATCGCGAAGGCTGGCGCCATCGCCGTCGGCGTGGCCCTGGTTGGCGGCGTTGCTGCGAACCACGGCTCCTTCTCTGATGCGGTGAATAGCGGTGACGCAGGCCAACTTGTGACTGCGTTCGCAGAAGGGCTCACTGGTGCCTTGGGCAATGTCGATAGCACCTCAGGCACTGTGGCTGACGTATTGCCGCAGGTGCAGACTGCGACAGATCTTACTGAGAAGGCTCGTGCTGCCTCTGCGGCCGTATCCGACGCCTCTCAGGTTGAGACGGTTATCGCACGCGCTCAGTCGATGATCGGCACGCCGTATGTCTGGGGCGGTGGCGATGCAAACGGTCCAACCACGGGCTTGGAAGGTGGCGGTCAAGCTGGTTTCGACTGCTCTGGCCTCGTGCTTTACGCATTCGCCGGCGCTGGCATTGCATTGCCCCACTACACGGGCTACCAGTACCAGCGTGGCACGCATGTGCCGGCGAGCGAAGCGCAGCGCGGCGACTTGCTGTTCTGGGGTCCGGGCGGCAACCAGCACGTTGCCATCTACCTCGGCGACGGCACCATGATCGAGGCACCGCAGTCCGGCATGAACGTGCAGATTTCTCCGGTCCGTTGGTCCGGCATGGCGCCTAACGCGGTCCGCCTGCTCTAA
- a CDS encoding MerR family transcriptional regulator, with the protein MKISEVAAVAGCSVRAVRHLHTSGAVPEPARTSGNYRNYSVSDLAAVLRARALIDAGVPVSEVQSPNAVEKSLVLLDERITQLQLSIRGSWYRESA; encoded by the coding sequence GTGAAGATTTCAGAAGTCGCTGCAGTTGCAGGCTGCTCTGTGCGGGCCGTGCGTCACCTGCATACGAGTGGCGCAGTTCCCGAACCGGCTCGGACCAGTGGTAACTACCGCAACTATTCCGTATCCGATCTCGCGGCGGTCCTTCGCGCCAGAGCACTTATCGACGCCGGCGTTCCGGTATCTGAAGTCCAGAGCCCGAATGCTGTTGAGAAATCGCTCGTCCTTCTCGACGAACGCATCACACAGCTCCAACTGTCGATTCGGGGTAGTTGGTACCGCGAGTCCGCGTAG
- a CDS encoding glutamine amidotransferase-related protein gives MAKLLFLSLRNGEIGPDVAHAEYHDTLRATGLSELDMELRIINSPDAELGPLDTVSGIIVGGCSLNVTNEERGAWHLHIDDVLSTVVTSGKPVFFVCFGISWLVDHLGGTVGCTSPEPSGPTIVDVTAEGELDPVVSGSGTFTALTGHTENPVELPNSLTVLATGPSCPVQMVRYDDHVWATQFHAEMDADAMRTRMDFFHDYGYFPAEEYARIVADLPNHDVSRANMLLRNFARLCREDYFSLDN, from the coding sequence ATGGCTAAGCTCCTTTTCCTTTCACTTCGCAACGGCGAGATCGGCCCAGATGTCGCGCACGCCGAGTATCACGACACGCTGCGCGCAACTGGCCTGAGCGAATTGGATATGGAGCTTCGCATCATCAATTCGCCTGACGCTGAATTAGGCCCGCTCGACACGGTCAGCGGGATTATCGTCGGCGGATGCTCGCTGAACGTCACCAATGAAGAACGTGGTGCCTGGCACCTGCATATCGACGACGTGTTATCCACCGTGGTTACGTCTGGCAAGCCCGTCTTTTTCGTCTGCTTCGGCATCTCCTGGCTCGTCGACCACCTCGGCGGCACCGTTGGGTGCACCTCGCCTGAGCCTTCTGGACCTACCATCGTTGACGTGACAGCCGAAGGGGAGCTTGACCCCGTAGTCAGTGGCTCCGGCACGTTTACCGCGCTGACGGGACATACAGAGAACCCCGTAGAGTTGCCCAATTCGTTGACCGTGCTCGCTACAGGTCCCTCCTGCCCAGTGCAGATGGTGCGTTACGACGACCACGTGTGGGCCACACAGTTTCACGCCGAAATGGACGCCGACGCCATGCGTACACGCATGGATTTCTTCCACGACTACGGCTACTTCCCTGCCGAGGAGTACGCCCGCATCGTCGCAGATCTGCCCAACCATGACGTCAGCCGGGCGAACATGCTTCTACGCAACTTCGCCCGGCTGTGCCGCGAGGACTACTTTTCCCTCGACAATTAG
- a CDS encoding TetR/AcrR family transcriptional regulator has product MPIVSEAELARRRSEIIDTARKCFAHYGYEGATVARLEEATGKTRGAIFHHFGDKESLFLAIAKADAERQAQVVSEQGLVEVMRGMLHDTEANDWFTTRAEILRRLRTDPKFEARWREHQEVLDQAVRTRLESNKHMRDDVPVEVVQTYLETVLEGFITKLAAGEPVERLESMLDIVEQAVRHPMNQE; this is encoded by the coding sequence ATGCCTATCGTGAGCGAGGCCGAGCTCGCACGCCGCCGTAGCGAGATTATCGATACCGCACGCAAATGCTTCGCCCATTACGGCTACGAGGGCGCCACTGTTGCAAGGCTCGAGGAAGCCACCGGTAAAACCCGAGGCGCGATCTTCCATCACTTCGGAGACAAGGAATCACTGTTCCTTGCTATTGCGAAAGCGGACGCGGAGCGCCAGGCACAAGTGGTCAGTGAGCAGGGTTTGGTTGAGGTCATGCGTGGGATGCTCCACGACACTGAAGCAAACGATTGGTTCACCACCCGTGCGGAAATCCTGCGGAGACTGCGAACTGACCCGAAGTTCGAAGCACGCTGGCGGGAACATCAAGAGGTGCTCGACCAGGCGGTGCGCACGCGCTTGGAATCGAACAAGCATATGCGCGACGACGTCCCCGTGGAGGTAGTGCAGACCTACTTGGAGACTGTTCTCGAAGGGTTTATCACCAAACTCGCTGCCGGTGAGCCTGTGGAACGCCTCGAATCGATGCTTGACATCGTGGAGCAAGCCGTTCGGCACCCAATGAATCAGGAATAG
- a CDS encoding ferrochelatase translates to MALNDYDALLLLSFGGPEGKEEVIPFLENVTRGRGIPRERLAKVGEHYFHFGGVSPINEQNRVLIGNIEKQLEARGIELPVYFGNRNWHPFAEDAAKQLEADGHKRVLVFATSAWGGYSACRQYDEDIQRIREVTPQLEYTKLWQFYAHPTFVRLMANVLRSAVDAAPAGAKVLFTAHSVPNAADDVSGGPEDANLYSRQVHEAARLVAAEAGVEEYEVVWQSRSGNPATPWLEPDIVDRTEELHDQDSTFTHLICVPLGFITDHMEVIWDLDTELRQACEARNITLDRVATVGLEPDFAGMLVDIAQAIADGDKPETLSNVTVQGCTVNGAPCKPHCCEPLKHPGRPGSAN, encoded by the coding sequence ATGGCTCTCAACGACTACGACGCACTCCTCCTCCTTTCCTTCGGTGGACCCGAAGGAAAGGAGGAGGTTATTCCTTTTCTAGAGAATGTCACCCGTGGCCGCGGGATTCCGCGTGAGCGGCTCGCCAAGGTAGGGGAACACTACTTCCACTTCGGTGGTGTTAGCCCGATCAATGAACAGAACCGAGTGCTGATTGGCAACATCGAAAAACAGTTGGAGGCTCGGGGGATTGAACTTCCGGTGTACTTCGGCAACCGGAACTGGCACCCCTTTGCGGAAGATGCTGCGAAGCAGCTGGAGGCTGACGGGCATAAGCGCGTGCTGGTTTTCGCGACCTCGGCATGGGGTGGGTACTCGGCCTGCCGACAGTACGACGAAGACATCCAGAGGATCCGCGAAGTGACGCCGCAGCTTGAGTACACCAAGCTTTGGCAGTTCTACGCCCACCCGACGTTCGTGCGGCTTATGGCGAACGTGTTGCGTAGCGCCGTCGATGCAGCGCCGGCTGGTGCAAAAGTACTGTTCACTGCTCACAGTGTTCCGAATGCTGCGGATGATGTCTCAGGTGGCCCGGAGGATGCCAACCTGTACTCACGGCAGGTGCATGAGGCGGCCCGGCTGGTCGCTGCAGAGGCCGGCGTCGAAGAGTACGAGGTTGTCTGGCAGTCTCGCTCCGGCAATCCGGCAACGCCGTGGTTGGAGCCGGACATCGTCGATCGCACCGAGGAACTCCATGATCAAGACAGCACCTTTACGCACTTGATCTGTGTGCCACTCGGCTTCATCACCGACCACATGGAGGTGATCTGGGACCTCGACACCGAGCTGCGACAGGCCTGCGAGGCACGCAACATCACGCTAGATCGCGTTGCGACGGTGGGGCTCGAGCCCGATTTCGCTGGCATGCTCGTCGATATCGCGCAAGCTATCGCTGATGGTGACAAGCCTGAAACCTTGTCTAACGTTACAGTTCAGGGTTGTACCGTCAACGGCGCGCCGTGCAAGCCGCATTGCTGCGAACCGTTGAAGCACCCGGGCCGACCGGGTAGCGCAAACTAA
- a CDS encoding PFL family protein, which produces MKLEFSDARFLDVIRMIEDYRLDIRTVTMGISLIGCTRATMEATAQAVYDRVTERARNLVPVCEGIERELGIPIVNKRISVSPVALVAAGVEGNPVEIARALDRAAAELGVNFVGGYSALVEKGGTRADKNLIYSIPEALAETNNVCSSVNIASSRAGINMNAVAKMGEIVKEAAELTKDRSSIACAKLVVFANAVGDNPFMAGAFHGIEEPDTVISVGVSGPGVVDNAIAPLKGATLNEVAEEIKKAAFKITRAGQLVGTLAAERLGVPFGIVDLSLAPTAEMGDSVAHVLERMGLDQVGTHGTTAALALLNDAVKKGGMMACSRVGGLSGSFIPVSEDKGMIDAVNSGAISMDKLEAMTSICSVGFDMIAIPGDTSAELIAGMIADEAAIGVMNHKTTAARLIPVPGTKPGDEVNFGGLLGYAPVIPVNKVGNDEFIHRGGFIPAPVHGFRN; this is translated from the coding sequence GTGAAACTCGAGTTTTCTGACGCACGATTCCTCGACGTCATCCGGATGATCGAGGACTATCGTCTGGACATCCGCACCGTAACCATGGGTATCTCGCTCATCGGCTGCACCCGCGCCACGATGGAAGCGACCGCACAGGCCGTGTACGACCGCGTCACCGAGCGCGCACGCAACCTTGTCCCCGTCTGCGAGGGCATCGAACGCGAGCTTGGCATCCCCATTGTGAACAAGCGCATCTCAGTCTCCCCGGTCGCACTCGTCGCTGCAGGTGTCGAGGGCAACCCTGTTGAGATCGCTCGTGCACTTGATCGCGCAGCGGCCGAACTTGGTGTGAACTTTGTCGGTGGCTACTCGGCGCTCGTAGAAAAGGGCGGCACGCGTGCCGACAAGAACCTGATCTACTCCATCCCGGAAGCTCTGGCGGAGACCAACAACGTCTGCAGCTCCGTCAACATCGCATCCTCGCGCGCCGGCATCAACATGAACGCCGTGGCCAAGATGGGCGAGATTGTGAAGGAAGCGGCGGAACTGACCAAGGACCGCTCCTCCATCGCCTGTGCGAAGCTCGTCGTCTTCGCCAACGCGGTCGGCGACAACCCGTTCATGGCCGGCGCATTCCACGGCATCGAAGAGCCAGACACCGTCATCTCTGTCGGCGTGTCGGGCCCAGGTGTCGTTGACAATGCGATCGCTCCGCTCAAGGGCGCGACGCTCAACGAAGTCGCCGAGGAGATCAAGAAGGCCGCGTTCAAGATCACCCGTGCGGGCCAGCTCGTCGGCACTCTTGCTGCTGAGCGCCTCGGCGTCCCGTTTGGCATCGTCGACCTCTCGCTTGCACCGACCGCCGAAATGGGCGACTCCGTCGCACACGTCCTCGAACGCATGGGGCTCGACCAGGTCGGCACCCACGGCACAACCGCAGCGCTAGCCTTGCTTAACGACGCCGTGAAGAAGGGCGGCATGATGGCATGCTCCCGCGTCGGTGGCCTGTCAGGCTCGTTCATCCCGGTCTCCGAGGACAAAGGCATGATCGACGCCGTAAACTCCGGTGCGATCTCCATGGACAAACTCGAGGCAATGACCTCCATCTGCTCCGTCGGCTTCGACATGATCGCGATCCCAGGCGACACCTCCGCCGAGCTCATCGCCGGCATGATCGCCGACGAAGCAGCAATCGGTGTCATGAACCATAAGACCACCGCAGCACGCCTCATCCCAGTCCCGGGCACCAAGCCTGGCGACGAGGTCAACTTCGGTGGTCTACTCGGCTACGCACCGGTCATCCCCGTAAACAAGGTAGGCAACGACGAATTCATTCACCGTGGCGGCTTCATCCCCGCACCGGTACACGGGTTTAGGAACTAA
- the acnA gene encoding aconitate hydratase AcnA yields MAESKNSFGAKKTLEVGGKSYDYFALDAVEGMEKLPYSLKVLGENLLRTEDGKNVTEDHIKAIANWDPSAEPSVEIQFTPARVLMQDFTGVPCVVDLATMREAVSSLGGNPDQVNPLNPAEMVIDHSVIIEAFGSTDAIEKNVEIEYQRNEERYQFLRWGAENFSNFRVVPPGTGIVHQVNIEYLSRVVFDNDGVAYPDTCIGTDSHTTMENGLGILGWGVGGIEAEAAMLGQPVSMLIPRVVGFKLTGEIPTGVTATDVVLTITEMLREHGVVQKFVEFYGNGVKQIPLANRATIGNMSPEFGSTCAIFPIDEETINYLHLTGRNQEDIDRVEAYAKAQGMWLEQDAAEAEYSEYLELDLSTVKPSIAGPKRPQDRILLAESKETFRKQLPDYNTAGEGTSEPVRAAKVDSVSYNESWPANGESAAVGAEGRASKPVIVESPQGGEYTLDHGFVAIAAVTSCTNTSNPSVMVGAALLARKAAEKGLKAKPWVKTIMAPGSQVVDGYYERADLWKDLEAVGFYLSGFGCASCIGNSGPLPAEVSEAVNEFDLTATAVLSGNRNFEGRISPDVKMNYLASPLLVIAYAIAGTMDFDFETQPLGQDADGNDVFLKDVWPSTEEIEETIAGTISREMYEADYADVFKGDAQWQGLDIPTGKTFEWNEDSTYIRKAPYFDGMPEEPEDVKDIEGARVLAKLGDSVTTDHISPASSIKPGTPAANYLDSHGVERQDYNSFGSRRGNHEVMVRGTFANIRLRNQLVDEQGGFTRDFTQEGAPQAYIYDAAMNYAEKNIPLVVLAGKEYGTGSSRDWAAKGTNLLGVKAVIAESFERIHRSNLIGMGVLPLQFPEGQSHESLGLDGTETFTLSGITDFNKGDIPATVHVKAEKDGADAVEFDAVVRVDTPGEAEYYRHGGILQYVLRQMVKS; encoded by the coding sequence GTGGCAGAAAGCAAGAATTCCTTCGGTGCCAAGAAGACGCTCGAGGTTGGCGGTAAGTCTTACGACTACTTCGCTCTCGATGCTGTTGAAGGCATGGAGAAACTCCCCTACTCCCTTAAGGTGTTGGGCGAGAACCTCCTGCGCACCGAGGACGGCAAGAACGTCACCGAAGACCACATCAAGGCCATTGCAAACTGGGACCCGTCGGCAGAGCCGAGCGTTGAGATCCAGTTCACCCCAGCACGTGTGCTGATGCAGGACTTCACGGGCGTGCCGTGTGTCGTCGACCTTGCCACCATGCGTGAGGCCGTATCGTCGCTCGGCGGCAACCCGGATCAGGTCAACCCCCTGAACCCGGCAGAGATGGTTATTGACCACTCTGTGATCATCGAGGCCTTTGGTTCCACCGATGCCATCGAGAAGAACGTAGAGATTGAGTACCAGCGCAACGAGGAGCGCTACCAGTTCCTGCGCTGGGGTGCAGAGAACTTCTCTAACTTCCGCGTTGTCCCGCCGGGAACCGGCATCGTCCACCAGGTCAACATCGAGTACCTCTCCCGCGTTGTCTTTGACAACGACGGCGTTGCATACCCGGACACCTGCATTGGTACCGACTCCCACACCACCATGGAAAACGGCCTGGGCATCCTTGGCTGGGGCGTCGGCGGTATCGAGGCTGAGGCAGCGATGCTTGGCCAGCCGGTCTCCATGCTCATCCCGCGCGTTGTCGGCTTCAAGCTCACCGGCGAGATTCCGACCGGCGTGACCGCAACCGACGTGGTGCTGACCATCACCGAGATGCTGCGTGAGCACGGCGTGGTCCAGAAGTTCGTCGAGTTCTACGGCAACGGTGTCAAGCAGATCCCGCTGGCAAACCGCGCCACCATCGGCAACATGTCCCCAGAGTTCGGCTCCACCTGCGCGATCTTCCCGATCGACGAGGAGACCATCAACTACCTGCACCTGACCGGTCGTAACCAGGAGGACATCGACCGCGTCGAGGCATACGCCAAGGCACAGGGCATGTGGCTTGAGCAGGACGCTGCGGAAGCTGAGTACTCCGAGTACCTCGAGCTCGACCTCTCCACCGTCAAGCCGTCTATCGCTGGCCCGAAGCGCCCGCAGGACCGGATCCTGCTCGCGGAGTCCAAGGAGACCTTCCGCAAGCAGCTGCCGGACTACAACACCGCTGGCGAGGGCACGTCCGAGCCGGTTCGTGCAGCAAAGGTCGACAGCGTCTCCTACAACGAGTCTTGGCCGGCAAACGGCGAGTCCGCTGCTGTGGGTGCTGAGGGCCGCGCTTCCAAGCCGGTCATCGTCGAGTCCCCGCAGGGTGGCGAGTACACCCTCGACCACGGCTTCGTCGCAATTGCTGCAGTCACCTCCTGCACCAACACCTCCAACCCGTCCGTCATGGTTGGCGCTGCCCTGCTCGCACGCAAGGCTGCTGAGAAGGGCCTGAAGGCTAAGCCATGGGTCAAGACCATCATGGCTCCGGGCTCCCAGGTTGTCGACGGCTACTACGAGCGCGCAGACCTCTGGAAGGACCTCGAGGCTGTTGGCTTCTACCTGTCCGGCTTCGGCTGCGCATCCTGCATCGGCAACTCTGGCCCGCTGCCGGCTGAGGTCTCCGAGGCTGTCAACGAGTTTGACCTCACCGCAACCGCAGTGCTTTCCGGCAACCGCAACTTCGAGGGTCGTATCTCCCCGGACGTGAAGATGAACTACCTCGCGTCCCCGCTCTTGGTCATTGCATACGCAATCGCCGGCACCATGGACTTCGACTTCGAAACCCAGCCGCTCGGCCAGGACGCAGACGGCAACGACGTCTTCCTCAAGGACGTCTGGCCGTCCACCGAGGAGATCGAAGAGACCATCGCTGGCACCATCTCCCGTGAGATGTACGAGGCTGACTACGCCGACGTCTTCAAGGGCGACGCACAGTGGCAGGGTCTCGACATCCCGACCGGCAAGACCTTCGAGTGGAACGAAGACTCCACCTACATCCGCAAGGCACCGTACTTTGACGGCATGCCGGAGGAGCCGGAGGATGTCAAGGACATCGAGGGTGCTCGCGTTCTGGCGAAGCTGGGCGACTCGGTCACCACGGACCACATCTCCCCTGCTTCCTCCATTAAGCCGGGCACCCCGGCTGCGAACTACCTCGATTCCCACGGTGTTGAGCGCCAGGACTACAACTCCTTCGGCTCCCGTCGTGGCAACCACGAGGTCATGGTTCGCGGTACCTTCGCAAACATCCGTCTGCGCAACCAGCTGGTTGATGAGCAGGGTGGATTCACCCGCGACTTCACCCAGGAGGGTGCACCGCAGGCATACATCTACGATGCTGCGATGAACTACGCCGAGAAGAACATTCCGCTCGTCGTCCTTGCTGGTAAGGAATACGGCACCGGTTCTTCCCGTGACTGGGCTGCTAAGGGCACCAACCTGCTTGGTGTGAAGGCAGTTATCGCCGAGTCCTTTGAGCGCATCCACCGTTCCAACCTGATCGGTATGGGTGTTCTGCCGCTGCAGTTCCCGGAGGGCCAGTCCCACGAGTCCCTCGGCCTCGACGGCACCGAGACCTTCACCCTGTCCGGTATCACCGACTTCAACAAGGGTGACATCCCGGCAACGGTTCACGTCAAGGCTGAGAAGGACGGCGCTGACGCTGTCGAGTTCGACGCTGTTGTCCGCGTGGACACCCCAGGTGAGGCTGAGTACTACCGCCACGGCGGCATTCTGCAGTACGTGCTTCGCCAGATGGTCAAGAGCTAG
- a CDS encoding NAD(P)H-binding protein → MKTQHVLVLGAGGNVSRFTVPKLVGNGHNVSALVRNPDHAKQLVDDGATVIVRDLTTLDQEGWARLLTPFDVVVWSAGAGGGSAERTWAVDRDAAMTMIDALEELDEFAPFLVMVSYAGATEASTEDDGGSWYAYVESKKAVDRRLLDSSLPHQIVGPTLLTDDPAEGIALLDEPRGTESETPRELVADVIVESVGRGEPFARNPLDFEGGSGSVAGL, encoded by the coding sequence ATGAAAACTCAGCATGTACTTGTTCTCGGTGCGGGTGGAAACGTCTCGCGCTTCACTGTGCCCAAACTAGTGGGCAATGGCCATAACGTTAGTGCTCTTGTCCGGAATCCTGACCACGCCAAGCAGCTTGTCGACGATGGCGCCACCGTCATCGTTCGCGATCTCACCACTCTCGACCAGGAGGGATGGGCACGCCTCCTTACACCATTCGATGTGGTTGTCTGGTCCGCGGGCGCAGGCGGGGGATCTGCGGAGCGGACCTGGGCGGTGGATCGCGACGCTGCGATGACGATGATCGACGCGCTCGAAGAGCTAGACGAGTTCGCCCCATTTCTCGTCATGGTGTCCTATGCAGGTGCCACCGAGGCCTCCACTGAGGATGATGGCGGTTCGTGGTACGCCTACGTTGAGTCAAAAAAGGCCGTTGATCGGCGCCTGCTTGATTCGAGCCTGCCACACCAGATCGTCGGCCCAACGCTGCTGACCGATGACCCAGCAGAGGGCATCGCGCTTCTCGACGAACCACGTGGCACCGAATCCGAAACCCCTCGAGAGCTCGTAGCAGATGTGATCGTCGAATCGGTTGGCCGTGGCGAGCCGTTTGCACGTAACCCGCTGGACTTTGAGGGTGGCAGCGGGTCAGTCGCAGGCCTCTAA
- a CDS encoding ACT domain-containing protein, which produces MHAIITTTGKDRPGVIAAVSKTAADQGLNIVDVSQTIMDDFFTMIMRVELPEGNVDMGVLQDAFDACGKPLGMVVRIQSEALFSAINDI; this is translated from the coding sequence ATGCATGCAATTATTACAACCACAGGTAAGGATCGCCCGGGCGTGATTGCAGCGGTATCGAAAACCGCAGCCGACCAGGGCCTTAACATCGTAGATGTATCGCAAACCATCATGGATGACTTCTTCACCATGATCATGCGCGTCGAGCTCCCCGAAGGAAACGTTGACATGGGTGTCCTCCAGGACGCCTTCGACGCCTGCGGCAAGCCGCTCGGCATGGTAGTCCGGATCCAATCTGAAGCACTGTTCAGCGCCATCAACGACATCTAA